Proteins encoded within one genomic window of Glycine soja cultivar W05 chromosome 1, ASM419377v2, whole genome shotgun sequence:
- the LOC114413938 gene encoding SOSS complex subunit B homolog → MILLKDIVPAAQNNIDTKFIILDKGKTTVEGQNKICLALVADATAAIHFQFWGDECDAFDSGDIICLTNGIFSYQHGNLILRAGKRGKLVKVGGFTMAFVETPNMSEIHWIPDPNNSKNYIQQYVISPVSRIFPPPSDI, encoded by the coding sequence ATGATTCTTCTCAAAGACATTGTGCCTGCAGCTCAGAACAATATAGACACCAAATTTATCATTTTGGACAAAGGCAAAACCACAGTAGAAGGGCAAAACAAGATATGCCTGGCTCTTGTGGCAGATGCGACTGCAGCTATTCATTTCCAGTTCTGGGGCGACGAGTGTGATGCTTTTGATTCAGGTGACATAATTTGTCTTACCAATGGCATATTTTCGTACCAGCATGGGAACCTTATACTGAGGGCAGGGAAGAGAGGGAAACTAGTGAAGGTAGGAGGGTTCACTATGGCCTTTGTTGAGACACCAAACATGAGTGAGATTCATTGGATTCCTGACCCAAACAATTCTAAGAATTATATCCAACAATATGTAATATCTCCTGTGtcacgcatctttcctcctccTTCTGATATATAA